GTGATCAGCATCGTGACACCGAACCACGTCCATTTCGAACCGGCGCGGCTGGCGCTGGAGTGTGGGATGCACGTGGTGCTGGACAAGCCGATGACTTTTTCGCTGGCGGAGGCGCTGGAGTTGCAAAAGACGGTGGTGGCCAGCGGCAGACGTTTTTGCCTGACGCATACGTATACGGGTTACCCCATGGTCAAGGAGGCCAGGTCGTTGGTGGCTTCGGGGGTTCTGGGCGCGGTGCGTAAGGTATACGTAGAATACCCACAAGGATGGCTGAGTAAAAGCGAGGAGAGCGGGAACAACAAACAGGCGGCCTGGCGGACCGACCCGCACCAAAGCGGGATCGCCGGGGCGATGGGGGACATCGGCACGCACGCGTTTAACCTGGCGGAATATGTGAGCGGCCTGACCGTGTCTCACATGAATGCAGACATACAAACGGTCGTACCGGGCCGGCGCCTGGACGATGACGGGTCGATCCTGCTCCGTTTCAAAGGCGGGGCCAGCGGCGTTTTGATGGCGACCCAGATCGCGGCGGGAGAGGAGAACAATGTCCGCATCCGCGTGTATGGCGAAAAGGGCGGCCTGGAGTGGCAACAGAACGACGCAAACACCCTACAGGTAAAGTGGCTGGACAGACCGACGGAGCTGTACCGGACGGCACAGGCCTATACAAGCTCGTTTGCGCGGCACAACACGCGCACACCGGGGGGGCACCCCGAAGGATACCTGGAGGCGTTTGCCAACTTGTATCGAAACGTGGCCGAGTGCATCGTAGCGGACCTGGAAGGCAGGACACCATCGCCTGAGTCGCTGGATTATCCCGGTATCGCCGAAGGCGTACGCGGGATGGCCTTTATCGAGACGGCCATCGCCTCCGGGCGGTCGGACCAAAAATGGATACCGTTGAACATTTCATAATAACTTTTTTCTTGCCATGCGAACCATCAAAGGACCGGCCATCTTCCTGGCCCAATTCATAGGGGACAAGGCGCC
This sequence is a window from Dinghuibacter silviterrae. Protein-coding genes within it:
- a CDS encoding Gfo/Idh/MocA family protein; this translates as MHYKLRLGMIGGGQGAFIGAVHRIAARMDDAYELVGGAFSGDPERSRASGVALGLDPARCYGSYRELFDKEMALPEDRRMQVISIVTPNHVHFEPARLALECGMHVVLDKPMTFSLAEALELQKTVVASGRRFCLTHTYTGYPMVKEARSLVASGVLGAVRKVYVEYPQGWLSKSEESGNNKQAAWRTDPHQSGIAGAMGDIGTHAFNLAEYVSGLTVSHMNADIQTVVPGRRLDDDGSILLRFKGGASGVLMATQIAAGEENNVRIRVYGEKGGLEWQQNDANTLQVKWLDRPTELYRTAQAYTSSFARHNTRTPGGHPEGYLEAFANLYRNVAECIVADLEGRTPSPESLDYPGIAEGVRGMAFIETAIASGRSDQKWIPLNIS